In the Parus major isolate Abel chromosome 4A, Parus_major1.1, whole genome shotgun sequence genome, one interval contains:
- the LOC107203755 gene encoding V-set and immunoglobulin domain-containing protein 4-like produces the protein MGEVGKIAVFVMTFISCNALLDLSGVHQVTGTWMGSTTVPCTYVPSEGVTQQTLSWSVERDSSISTIFRRDDSGDHILLSKFRGRVSVPKHSPGDASLLIENLEMPDSGHYTCQIIWRSTDNSLITREVTTTVKVVKGKSSR, from the exons ATGGGAGAAGTTGGGAAGATAGCAGTGTTTGTGATGACTTTCATCAGCTGCAATG ccctcctggATCTGTCTGGTGTCCACCAGGTCACAGGCACATGGATGGGATCCACCACAGTACCGTGTACCTACGTGCCTTCAGAAGGTGTCACACAGCAAACGCTTAGCTGGAGCGTGGAGCGGGACTCCAGCATCTCTACCATCTTCCGGAGGGATGATTCTGGGGACCACATCTTGCTGTCTAAATTCCGAGGCCGAGTCAGCGTCccaaagcacagcccaggggatgCCTCGCTCCTCATTGAGAACCTTGAAATGCCTGACAGTGGACACTACACCTGTCAAATCATCTGGAGGTCTACAGATAACAGCTTGATAACAAGAGAGGTGACCACTACAGTTAAAGTTGTCAAAGGTAAATCCAGCAGGTAA
- the LOC107203688 gene encoding uncharacterized protein LOC107203688: MLSDRVSPGREVFLICSSLGNAGQCGWRGSSRAPGRMGMVLRVAALLSSLLHCSAFLDLSGPSEIKGVWKDSITLPCTYVPLEDLVQQTLTWTVVHEKGSGTIFRRDVSGDHVFLSEYRNRVSIPKDAPGNVSLLILNLEISDRGTYTCQVTWRDSNNSLIAKEITTKLEVVKGLDWSKSGCGNFLLLDYVSFGFMALIVLAEKTQTELVSGGTSGISWTLWGPTTTADLPTTATTSESGVGYPGKNETVRDFQRTGLSLYLVILIAVVSGAVVFLVISLIICMRKPKGAQAYDVKFHNSRAAASSSTGHYEEPISFTENNYVMEFRENKVSEEVNKNKSDCVANPQESEYEVGDTS, translated from the exons ATGCTCAGTGACAGGGTGAGCCCAGGCAGGGAGGTGTTCCTGATTTGCAGCAGCTTGGGGAACGCGGGTCAGTGTggctggagagggagcagcCGTGCCCCGGGAAGGATGGGAATGGTGCTGCGAGTGGCCGCGCTCCTGAGCTCCCTTCTCCACTGCAGCG cttttctggaCCTGAGTGGCCCCAGTGAGATCAAAGGTGTCTGGAAGGACTCTATCACTCTGCCTTGTACCTATGTGCCTCTGGAGGACCTTGTGCAGCAAACCCTCACCTGGACTGTGGTACATGAAAAAGGTTCAGGCACCATCTTTCGGAGGGATGTCTCTGGTGACCACGTGTTCCTGTCTGAGTACAGGAACAGAGTCAGCATCCCAAAGGATGCCCCAGGAAATGTGTCTCTCCTCATCCTGAACCTGGAGATCTCTGACAGAGGAACCTACACTTGCCAGGTCACCTGGAGAGACAGCAACAACAGCCTGATAGCAAAGGAGATCACCACCAAATTGGAGGTTGTTAAAG GCCTGGACTGGAGCAAGTCTGGTTGTGGAAACTTTCTATTGTTGGATTATGTCTCATTTGGATTTATG GCGTTGATTGTTCTTGCAGAAAAAACTCAAACAGAGCTGGTGTCTGGAGGTACCTCAGGAATCTCCTGGACTCTCTGGGGCCCCACCACTACTGCAG acCTGCCCACAACAGCAACGACTTCTGAGAGTGGTGTGGGATATCCAGGGAAGAATGAAACAGTTCGTG ATTTCCAGAGGACTGGCTTGTCCCTCTACCTGGTCATCCTGATTGCTGTGGTGTCTGGTGCTGTGGTTTTCCTTGTCATCTCTCTGATCATTTGCATGAGGAAGCCCAAAGGCG ctcaaGCCTATGACGTAAAATT CCATAACTCGAGAGCAGCAGCTTCTTCAAGCACAGGTCACTATGAGGAGCCCATCTCTTTCACTGAAAACAACTACGTGATGGAgttcagggaaaacaaagtcTCTGAAGAAGTAAATAAGAACAAGTCTGACTGTGTTGCAAACCCCCAGGAATCGGAGTATGAAGTAGGGGACACTTCCTGA
- the LOC107204016 gene encoding heat shock factor protein 3-like isoform X3 has product MARISAFWMSRGLPRSCSPSTSNTTISPASYGSSTCVSAVRTEDLKVCTEDLHKVLSEVQEMREQQNNMDVRLANMKRENKALWKEVAVLRQKHSQQQKLLSKILQFILSLMRGNYIVGVKRKRSLTDAAGASPSKYSRQYVRIPVESGQAMAFSEHSADEEDGNGTGLIIRDITDTLENATNGLLAVAHTSGRAREPQAALDPGLPLCQVSQPSELNCAEPVPSVPINDVSKSGEIGTAAVELHAAQPNAPEDPVSVIDSILNENSSGNQNDPLLDREEIQDFLNCIDASLEELQAMLSGKQYNFGAEAFSDTFNPELPALDMSLMETPPGIENMANLAESTEGLGASERETAGSKDMQLIQYRANPLLSLFEELPSGEAAGKVDDPKDFLLPPLEEKPVLQPPSASGTVVPLAAPASQAEPLDTLGMGDPPLLPEDGNGEYKLFPLLLLSPVANFIDEASEIEIS; this is encoded by the exons GTGTCTGCAGTGAGAACTGAGGATCTCAAGGTCTGCACAGAGGATTTGCACAAAGTCCTGTCTGAGGTGCAGGAGAtgagagagcagcagaacaacATGGATGTCAGGCTGGCTAACATGAAGAG AGAAAATAAGGCCCTGTGGAAAGAAGTGGCAGTTCTAAGGCAGAAGCACAGTCAACAACAGAAGCTGCTGTCTAAG ATTCTTCAATTTATACTAAGTTTGATGCGAGGAAATTATATTGTTGGGgtcaaaagaaaaag GTCTCTCACGGATGCTGCAGGTGCTTCACCCTCCAAGTACAGTCGTCAGTATGTCCGCATCCCTGTGGAGAGTGGCCAAGCT ATGGCTTTTTCTGAACATAGTGCAGATGAAGAGGATGGAAATGGTACAGGTCTGATAATCCGAGATATCACTGACACCCTGGAAAATGCCACCAATGGCCTCCTTGCTGTGGCACACACAAGTGGCAGAGCCAG AGagccacaggcagctctggatCCTGGCTTACCTCTTTGTCAAGTATCACAGCCAAGTGAGTTAAATTGTGCAGAACCTGTTCCATCAGTTCCTATAAACGATGTCAGCAAATCCGGCGAAATAGGCACGGCTGCTGTGGAGCTCCACGCTGCACAGCCAAATGCTCCAGAGGACCCAGTGTCAGTAATTGACTCCATCTTGAATGAGAACAGCTCTGGAAACCAGAATGATCCTTTGCTGGACAG AGAGGAAATTCAGGATTTTCTGAACTGCATCGATGCCAGCCTTGAAGAGCTCCAAGCAATGCTGTCAGGGAAGCAGTACAACTTTGGTGCCGAAGCGTTCAGTGAT acatttaatccggagctgccagccctggatATGAGCTTGATGGAAACTCCCCCTGGTATTGAAAAT ATGGCAAACTTGGCAGAGAGCACTGAAGGTCTGGGAGCAAGCGAGAGGGAAACAGCAGGAAGCAAAG ATATGCAGCTGATCCAGTACAGGGCCAACCCTCTGCTTTCCTTATTTGAAGAGCTGCCTTCAGGTgaagctgcagggaaggtggATGATCCGAAAGACTTTCTGCTGCCTCCCCTGGAGGAGAAACCTGTTCTCCAGCCTCCATCAGCCAGTGGAACCGTTGTGCCACTTGCAGCTCCAGCGAGCCAGGCCGAGCCTCTGGACACTCTGGGAATGGGTGATCCGCCTCTCCTCCCAGAAGATGGGAATGGAGAGTATAAACTGTTTCCACTCCTGCTTCTCAGTCCTGTTGCTAACTTCATAGATGAGGCCTCTGAGATAGAAATTTCTTGA